The Clostridium sp. AWRP genome has a window encoding:
- the buk gene encoding butyrate kinase — protein sequence MDYDILAINPGSTSTKIAIYRNEKEIFCKTLEHPESEIEKYNRIQDQFEMRKDAVLSLLKENDYDINKLSAVVGRGGMVPSVKPGAYKVNDVMVNRLKNNPIVEHASNLGGLIAYEIGNMLSIPSYIYDSVRVDELNDIARISGMPDIPRTSTCHVLNSRAMAMKVAKKYGKKYSDMNFIVAHMGGGISISVHEKGHIVDVMADDEGTFSPERAGRIPCKELVDLCYSGKFDKKTMHKKLRGNGGLKAYLNTADAREVEKMIEEGNKKARVVYEAMAYQVSKGIGELATVVEGKVDAIIITGGIAYSNMMTNWIKKRVEFIAPVEIMPGENEMESLALGILRVLKGEEEAKKYTE from the coding sequence GTGGACTATGATATACTAGCTATCAATCCGGGATCTACTTCAACAAAGATAGCAATATATAGAAATGAAAAAGAAATATTTTGTAAGACACTAGAACATCCTGAAAGTGAAATTGAAAAGTATAATAGAATCCAAGATCAATTTGAGATGAGAAAAGATGCAGTCCTTTCATTATTAAAAGAAAATGATTATGATATTAATAAATTATCTGCTGTAGTTGGAAGAGGAGGAATGGTTCCATCTGTAAAACCGGGAGCCTATAAGGTAAATGATGTAATGGTAAATAGGCTTAAAAATAATCCTATTGTTGAACACGCTTCCAATCTTGGTGGATTAATTGCTTATGAAATCGGGAATATGCTTTCTATACCTTCATATATATATGATTCTGTTAGGGTAGATGAATTAAATGATATAGCACGTATATCCGGTATGCCAGATATACCTAGAACAAGTACTTGTCATGTTTTAAATTCAAGAGCTATGGCAATGAAAGTAGCAAAAAAATATGGTAAAAAGTATTCTGATATGAATTTTATTGTTGCTCATATGGGTGGTGGAATTTCTATAAGTGTCCATGAGAAAGGTCATATAGTTGATGTAATGGCTGATGATGAAGGAACATTTTCGCCTGAAAGAGCAGGAAGAATACCTTGCAAGGAACTTGTAGATTTATGTTATTCTGGTAAGTTTGATAAGAAAACTATGCATAAAAAATTAAGAGGAAATGGTGGATTAAAAGCATACCTTAATACGGCTGATGCTAGAGAAGTTGAAAAAATGATTGAAGAAGGAAATAAGAAAGCAAGGGTAGTATACGAGGCTATGGCATATCAGGTTTCTAAAGGGATAGGTGAACTTGCGACAGTAGTAGAAGGCAAAGTAGATGCTATTATTATTACAGGTGGAATAGCATATTCTAACATGATGACTAATTGGATAAAAAAACGTGTAGAGTTTATTGCACCAGTTGAGATTATGCCTGGTGAAAATGAAATGGAATCTCTAGCATTAGGAATTCTTAGGGTACTAAAAGGGGAAGAAGAGGCTAAAAAATATACTGAATAA
- a CDS encoding indolepyruvate oxidoreductase subunit beta: MNDTIEIKNVMLCGVGGQGTILASKILSTGLVDAGYDVKMAEIHGMSQRGGSVTTQVRYGKKVYSPIIGNGSADILVSFEAMEALRYLKELKPDGHVVVNEYKIPTSTTLAGLEEYPEDVIEVVKSKANTNVIDAAKIAGDLGNKKAMNVVLLGSLIKLMKLENLNWEDAIKKCVKPAFIELNIKALNEGMKVVQ, encoded by the coding sequence ATGAATGATACGATAGAAATAAAAAATGTTATGCTGTGTGGAGTAGGCGGGCAAGGTACTATACTTGCTAGTAAGATATTATCTACAGGCCTTGTAGATGCTGGATACGATGTAAAAATGGCTGAAATTCACGGTATGTCGCAAAGAGGAGGAAGTGTTACTACACAGGTTAGATATGGCAAAAAAGTATATTCGCCAATTATAGGAAATGGCTCTGCAGATATTCTTGTTTCTTTTGAAGCTATGGAAGCATTAAGATATTTAAAGGAATTAAAGCCAGATGGACATGTAGTAGTAAATGAATATAAGATTCCAACTTCTACAACGCTTGCTGGACTAGAAGAATATCCTGAAGATGTAATCGAAGTAGTAAAGAGTAAGGCTAATACAAATGTAATTGATGCTGCAAAAATTGCTGGAGATTTAGGAAATAAGAAGGCAATGAATGTGGTATTACTGGGTTCATTGATAAAGCTTATGAAACTTGAAAATTTAAATTGGGAAGATGCAATTAAGAAATGTGTAAAACCTGCTTTTATAGAATTGAATATTAAAGCATTAAATGAAGGAATGAAAGTAGTACAGTAA
- a CDS encoding sigma 54-interacting transcriptional regulator: MDRKIGVIASDMELKNSFMQLFAKEVNKGNMIIDILKPDNMEKQGIILESKGVKAIIARSGGYRHTIGKVSVPVINLKVTTLDILYAIKTASKYKKDVILIISDLEYFDYDEWKDVISENVIIERFCDAENIEDRVKKYAERRESVVIVGGGIPCACARRLGMNNVHIGASDESIYEVVARAEELIDNLNEQKLKNEVLKKILDGVHDAVVAIDRRCNVILYNKKAEELLKKQARNVINKSVVDVCPELSFMVEFLKNNTSESNELKKLKKITVMANTSILSLDENTYGVLCSFQDVTKLQSLEKKVRYELNKKGLIAKYKFEDIIANDPVMKNTLAKSIKIGLSDGTVMIYGESGTGKEMIAQSIHNISSRKDGPFVAINCAAISENLLESELFGYEEGAFTGARKGGKPGLFELAHKGTLFLDEVNSISPNLQGKLLRVLEEKEIMRIGSDYVIPLDVRIIAAANEKLKSKVEDGTFRADLFYRLNILKMRIPPLRERKKDIIPLFKYYVKILSNESNGIEISKEIEKKLLDYPWKGNVRELRNIAERYVIFSELDLDENENGIIEDKRDSIREDYDPNGNNLIDLKKIDRFVEEKVIEMLAGKGMTKTEIAQKLGISRTALWKKLNRNENGGSTNGRKK, encoded by the coding sequence ATGGATAGAAAAATAGGTGTCATTGCTTCTGATATGGAACTAAAAAATAGTTTTATGCAGTTATTTGCAAAAGAAGTCAATAAGGGTAACATGATTATTGATATTTTAAAACCAGATAATATGGAAAAACAGGGCATAATTCTAGAAAGCAAAGGTGTGAAAGCAATTATAGCTAGAAGCGGTGGATACCGCCATACCATTGGAAAAGTAAGTGTTCCTGTTATAAATCTAAAGGTAACTACTTTAGATATTTTGTATGCAATAAAAACTGCAAGTAAGTATAAGAAAGATGTAATATTGATTATCTCAGACTTAGAATACTTTGATTATGATGAGTGGAAAGATGTAATTAGTGAGAATGTAATAATTGAAAGGTTTTGCGATGCTGAAAACATAGAAGATAGAGTAAAGAAATATGCTGAAAGAAGAGAAAGTGTTGTAATAGTTGGAGGAGGAATTCCTTGTGCTTGTGCTAGAAGACTTGGTATGAATAACGTCCACATAGGTGCTAGTGATGAATCAATTTATGAAGTGGTAGCACGTGCTGAGGAATTAATAGACAATCTGAATGAACAAAAATTAAAAAATGAAGTCTTAAAAAAAATTTTAGATGGGGTGCACGATGCTGTTGTTGCAATAGATCGACGTTGTAATGTTATATTGTATAATAAAAAAGCAGAGGAGTTGCTAAAAAAGCAAGCAAGAAATGTGATAAATAAAAGTGTAGTAGATGTTTGTCCAGAACTTAGCTTTATGGTGGAATTTTTAAAAAATAATACTAGTGAGAGTAACGAACTAAAAAAACTAAAAAAAATAACGGTTATGGCAAATACTTCAATATTAAGCTTAGATGAAAATACCTATGGTGTTCTGTGTTCTTTTCAAGATGTAACTAAACTTCAAAGTTTAGAGAAAAAGGTAAGGTATGAATTAAATAAAAAAGGACTTATAGCCAAGTATAAGTTTGAAGATATTATTGCAAATGACCCTGTAATGAAAAATACATTAGCAAAGTCAATTAAAATAGGACTAAGTGATGGTACTGTGATGATTTATGGAGAAAGTGGTACTGGTAAGGAAATGATTGCACAAAGTATACATAACATAAGTAGTAGAAAAGATGGGCCTTTTGTGGCAATTAATTGTGCAGCTATTTCAGAAAATCTCTTGGAAAGTGAACTTTTTGGATATGAGGAGGGAGCATTTACTGGAGCTAGAAAAGGTGGAAAGCCTGGATTATTTGAACTTGCCCATAAAGGTACTCTATTTCTAGATGAGGTAAATAGTATTTCTCCTAATTTACAAGGAAAGTTATTACGTGTTTTAGAGGAAAAGGAAATAATGAGAATAGGATCAGATTATGTAATTCCATTAGATGTTAGAATTATAGCTGCTGCAAATGAGAAATTAAAAAGCAAGGTTGAAGATGGAACTTTTAGAGCGGACTTATTTTATCGATTAAATATTTTGAAAATGAGAATTCCTCCCCTTAGAGAAAGGAAAAAAGATATAATCCCATTATTTAAATATTACGTAAAAATTTTATCAAACGAAAGTAATGGAATAGAAATAAGTAAAGAAATTGAAAAAAAGCTTCTTGATTATCCCTGGAAGGGTAATGTAAGAGAACTGAGAAATATTGCTGAAAGGTATGTAATTTTTAGCGAATTAGATTTAGATGAAAATGAAAATGGAATTATAGAGGATAAAAGAGATTCTATTAGAGAAGATTATGATCCTAATGGTAATAACTTAATTGACCTAAAAAAAATTGATCGTTTTGTAGAAGAAAAAGTAATAGAAATGCTTGCAGGCAAAGGAATGACAAAAACGGAAATAGCCCAAAAACTTGGTATAAGCAGAACAGCTTTGTGGAAAAAATTAAATCGTAATGAGAATGGAGGGAGTACGAATGGTAGAAAAAAGTAA
- the iorA gene encoding indolepyruvate ferredoxin oxidoreductase subunit alpha, with amino-acid sequence MKKLLTANEAVARGAYESGITYAAAYPGTPSTEIMENIATYKGDIIAEWAPNEKVALESVIGASIAGARTLASMKHVGVNVAADPLFTFAYTGVNGGMVLISADDPGLHSSQNEQDNRHYAKSSKIPMLEPSNSQESKDMVKVAMELSEKYDTPVMMRMTTRVCHSKSLVEIGERTEVLKKPYVKSLQKYDVVPAVSKVLHEKVEERLNKLEELSNKTPLNFIEWNDKKVGIISAGVAYQYAREVFGTNASYLKLGFTYPLPMEKIREFAKQVDTLYVIEELDPFMEEQIKAAGINCIGKGKIPITGELNPDIIAKVLLGKENKTISYDESILAKRPPVLCAGCPHRGFFYELSKRKNVMVSSDIGCYGLSNAAPLNAKDTSMCMGAGFSMAHGAQKVFNKFNDNMRVVAVLGDSTFFHSGMTSLLDAVYNRSNAVFCILDNRITGMTGHQQNPGTGFTLQGDPTNLTDVEAVVKALGVKKIKVINPLKLDEVKEALDWGLTQDEPAVIITKWPCVLKKPSQKDKDDFGDYKGLCSIDEEKCVGCKACMKTGCPALISDKNSKKVTIDKTQCVACELCVQVCPRNAISRVGE; translated from the coding sequence ATGAAGAAATTATTAACAGCAAATGAAGCAGTAGCTCGGGGTGCTTATGAATCAGGAATAACCTATGCAGCAGCATATCCAGGCACACCAAGTACTGAAATAATGGAAAATATAGCAACTTATAAAGGTGATATTATTGCAGAATGGGCACCAAATGAGAAAGTTGCATTGGAGTCAGTAATAGGTGCATCAATTGCAGGAGCAAGAACATTGGCATCTATGAAACATGTTGGTGTAAATGTTGCAGCTGATCCATTATTTACATTTGCCTATACAGGTGTAAATGGAGGAATGGTATTAATAAGTGCCGATGATCCAGGATTACATTCATCCCAAAATGAACAGGATAATAGACATTATGCTAAATCTTCAAAAATTCCTATGTTGGAGCCAAGTAATAGCCAGGAATCAAAAGATATGGTTAAGGTTGCTATGGAATTAAGTGAAAAGTATGATACTCCCGTAATGATGAGAATGACTACAAGGGTATGCCACAGTAAGTCCTTAGTTGAGATAGGTGAGAGAACTGAAGTACTTAAAAAACCTTATGTGAAAAGTCTTCAAAAATATGATGTAGTACCAGCAGTATCAAAGGTATTGCATGAAAAAGTTGAAGAAAGACTTAATAAACTTGAAGAACTTTCCAATAAAACACCATTGAATTTTATTGAATGGAATGACAAGAAAGTAGGCATCATTTCAGCAGGTGTTGCTTATCAGTATGCAAGGGAAGTATTTGGAACAAATGCATCTTATCTTAAGTTAGGTTTTACATACCCACTTCCAATGGAAAAAATAAGAGAATTTGCAAAACAAGTTGATACTCTTTACGTAATTGAAGAACTTGATCCTTTTATGGAAGAACAAATAAAGGCTGCAGGTATTAATTGCATTGGTAAGGGGAAAATACCTATTACGGGAGAACTTAACCCTGATATAATTGCAAAAGTATTGCTTGGAAAAGAAAATAAAACAATAAGCTATGATGAGTCTATACTTGCTAAAAGACCACCTGTGTTGTGTGCAGGCTGTCCACATAGGGGATTTTTCTACGAGCTTTCTAAAAGAAAAAATGTTATGGTGTCAAGTGATATTGGATGTTATGGCTTAAGCAATGCTGCTCCACTTAATGCAAAAGATACATCTATGTGTATGGGAGCAGGTTTTAGTATGGCTCATGGAGCTCAGAAAGTATTCAATAAATTTAATGATAACATGAGAGTTGTTGCTGTACTTGGTGATTCAACGTTTTTTCATTCTGGAATGACAAGTCTTCTTGATGCTGTTTATAACAGAAGTAATGCCGTTTTCTGTATACTTGATAACAGAATTACAGGAATGACAGGACATCAGCAAAATCCAGGCACTGGATTTACACTTCAAGGAGATCCTACTAATTTGACAGATGTTGAAGCAGTAGTTAAGGCACTAGGTGTTAAAAAGATTAAAGTAATTAATCCATTGAAGCTAGATGAAGTGAAGGAAGCATTGGATTGGGGACTAACACAGGACGAACCTGCTGTTATAATAACAAAATGGCCTTGTGTGCTTAAAAAGCCTTCACAAAAAGATAAGGATGATTTTGGAGACTACAAGGGATTATGTAGTATTGATGAAGAAAAATGTGTAGGTTGTAAAGCTTGTATGAAGACAGGATGTCCTGCACTTATATCTGATAAAAACAGTAAAAAAGTAACAATTGATAAAACTCAGTGTGTGGCATGTGAACTTTGTGTTCAAGTATGTCCTAGAAATGCTATTAGTAGGGTGGGTGAATAA